The genomic stretch GCCGGGGTCGACCGGCGCGCCCGTCAGCGCGAAGGTCGCCGCGATGACGACGATTGCGGCGAAGAGGACTCCGAGCGGGATGGCCGCGAGTTGGCGATTCGAGTACCGCGTGTAGTCGACCTCCGCGAGGTCGAACGGGAGGGTTATCGTGCCCGACACGGTGTCAGGCTCCCTCCGGTACGGCGTGCTGGTTCATGGCTTGCGCTCGTTCTGGATGCCGAATAAGCCTTCTTCTTTCCAGCGTTCTCCATGCGGCGCGAAATCTTTGCCCGTCGAGCGCGTAGCGACAGTATGGCCGAGACACGAGCGACGCGCGTCGTCGTCTCCCATCCGACGGCACTGAGCGACTGGGGTCGCGACCAGCTGACGAGCGACCGCTACGTGAACTACCTGCGGAAGACGCTCGGGAGGGTCCACGCCGGCGACGAGTTCGAGGAGTTCCTCGACGTCGGCTGCTGCGGCGACAGCCTCGACGTGCCGCTCAGAGTCGAAGCGGTCGACGGCGGGCGCGAGGTCGGGATGGAGACGACAGTCGAGTTCGTCGAACGCGACGTCCCGATGGACGGTGGCTGGCGCGTGCAGAGCGCGGCCGGACCGGAAGACGCGTGAAAAGACGGGGACGGACGTGGTTCAGGGCATATAGCGGACGCTCACGACGCCCGGCGTCCAGCGAATCTCGACGCGGTTGACGCCGAGACGGGCCGCCCGGCTGAGCGTCGTCTCGATGTCGTCGGCGACGTCGTCGACGGCCTGTTCGGTCAGTTCTTCGGGGACCGTCAGAACGTGAATCTCGCCGGTTCCGGCGCGTTCCTCGCGGTGAATCTCGCCCTCGGGCTGGTCGGCCGCGATGTCCGTGACGTGCGCCGTCGGCGACTCGTCGTTCTTCTCTATCGGGATGGTCCAGCGGCGTTCGATCTCGACGAGTTGCCACGAGACGTTCATCGGCGGGTCGGGCGCGACCGTCCCGGTGACGGCGTCGTGAAGGTCGACGCCGGGGTTCGTCGACAGGGTGTGGACCTGCCCGTCGTGGACGTCCCGCAGGACGGCCGAGTCGTCGTCCGCGGCCGTCACGAGGAACGTGCTCTCCTTCGCTTCGTCTGTCGGCTCGTCAGTCATTGTCCTCTCTACTTCGTCTGTCCTTTTCCCGGTTTCGTCGCAGGTGCGGTGCGGGAC from Halogranum gelatinilyticum encodes the following:
- a CDS encoding DUF5812 family protein gives rise to the protein MTDEPTDEAKESTFLVTAADDDSAVLRDVHDGQVHTLSTNPGVDLHDAVTGTVAPDPPMNVSWQLVEIERRWTIPIEKNDESPTAHVTDIAADQPEGEIHREERAGTGEIHVLTVPEELTEQAVDDVADDIETTLSRAARLGVNRVEIRWTPGVVSVRYMP